A single genomic interval of Arachis duranensis cultivar V14167 chromosome 7, aradu.V14167.gnm2.J7QH, whole genome shotgun sequence harbors:
- the LOC107496714 gene encoding alcohol dehydrogenase-like 7: MHHSLSELKRLSYWITMENKVARTSEAQPIRCKAAVSRKQGEALSIEKIIVAPPMAREARIKVICTTLCHVDLTFWNTKDPASIWPRILGHEAIGVVESIGENVTEIAKGDVVMTIFLPDCGECVDCKSEKSNLCSKFPFKVSPWMPRYDSSRFTDLNGNIIHHFLSVSSFTEYTVIDIANLTKIDPLVPPNKACLLSCGISAGLGAAWRLANVEPGSTVAIFGLGSIGLAVAEGARFCGATRIIGVDVKPEKFEIAKKFGVTDFVNAGECGDKSLSQIIIDMTGGGADYCFECVGLISSVHEAYASCRKGWGKTIVLGVDKPESKLSLNTREILFNGKSLIGCLFGGLKPKSHVPVLLKRYMDKELKLDEFVTHELKFKDINKAFDLLMKGECLRCVVWMDK; this comes from the exons ATGCACCACTCTTTGTCAG AATTGAAGAGACTCAGTTATTGGATCACCATGGAAAACAAAGTAGCAAGAACAAGTGAAGCTCAACCCATAAGATGTAAAG CTGCGGTTAGTCGCAAACAAGGTGAGGCATTGAGCATTGAAAAGATCATTGTGGCACCACCAATGGCTCGTGAAGCAAGGATTAAAGTTATATGCACCACTCTTTGTCACGTTGATCTCACTTTTTGGAACACTAAG GACCCTGCTTCAATTTGGCCAAGAATTCTGGGTCATGAGGCAATTGG GGTTGTGGAAAGCATAGGAGAGAATGTAACTGAAATTGCAAAAGGAGATGTAGTTATGACAATTTTCTTACCAGATTGTGGAGAGTGTGTGGATTGCAAATCAGAAAAGAGCAACTTGTGTTCAAAATTCCCATTCAAAGTATCTCCATGGATGCCACGATATGATAGTAGCAGATTCACTGATCTCAATGGAAACATCATACACCATTTCCTTTCTGTTTCAAGTTTTACTGAGTACACTGTCATTGACATTGCCAATCTAACCAAGATTGATCCACTTGTTCCTCCAAACAAGGCATGCCTCCTTAGTTGTGGTATCTCAGCTG gGCTAGGTGCTGCTTGGAGATTAGCAAATGTAGAGCCAGGTTCAACTGTTGCTATTTTTGGGTTGGGAAGCATTGGATTAGCA GTTGCTGAAGGAGCTAGATTTTGTGGAGCAACTAGGATTATTGGTGTGGATGTTAAGccagaaaaatttgaaattg CAAAAAAGTTTGGAGTTACTGATTTTGTTAATGCTGGAGAATGTGGAGACAAATCTCTAAGCCAG ATAATTATAGATATGACTGGTGGTGGAGCAGATTACTGCTTTGAATGTGTTGGTTTAATATCATCAGTTCATGAAGCATATGCTTCTTGTAGAaag GGTTGGGGAAAAACAATTGTTTTAGGAGTGGACAAGCCAGAATCCAAGTTGAGTCTTAACACTAGAGAGATCCTCTTCAATGGGAAGAGCCTAATTGGATGCTTATTTGGAGGACTCAAACCCAAATCTCATGTCCCTGTTCTCCTTAAACGTTACATGGACAAG GAACTAAAGTTGGATGAATTTGTCACTCATGAGTTGAAATTCAAAGACATCAACAAAGCTTTTGATTTACTGATGAAAGGAGAGTGTCTGAGATGTGTAGTTTGGATGGACAAATGA
- the LOC107496710 gene encoding uncharacterized protein LOC107496710 isoform X1 has protein sequence MKELVTIQVGDFANYVGSHFWNFQDELLGLAGDPNADSFFKNHDLNMDVLYRTGVTQQGILTYTPRLLSINMRGSLGSLSSHGTLYKEVTSFPSDVVTWTGKISTQACEPHKKNLFLQRLYEEEENLIVTNDTSGSSNGSQSEYQDKDIVESLENGVEFWTDYSKVHYHPQSLYELNGVWMDAEDFNNYGIGKDSFSWDLQGEEISDRLRFFVEECDHIQGFQFVVDDSGGFSAVAEEFLENIVDEYTNTPVLLYAVQGHRACTSLQSKKRTVLEDLHDAVSFSRLSSYSKLIVPLGMPSLSKGKVSKFLHIEDEKHYHSSAVYAAALHSISLPFRMDPIGPTTPASSVSGAVDLHGVIQMLSGQGRQNMVSILDVAIPAPALFGGQNEQSLLENLHPLTPQIAEDVEDMQGVECLTVHGAYASGSHRASVSQVKDAVDAAFQCAETNPMFYHLSVALCPLPIPLSFPSIFGNQVGQHGELMGGPITNSSSKGSLDVYSIPMAARLRSSNAILPFVESRLRNLHQFGIDRGAAGAQLLRGWGFGREDLEEMEEMLSKMVATLCPPQLSSDSD, from the exons ATGAAAGAACTTGTAACTATCCAAGTCGGCGATTTTGCCAATTACGTTGGCTCTCACTTTTGGAACTTTCAG GATGAGCTTCTTGGGCTGGCTGGAGACCCTAATGCTGATTCATTCTTCAAGAATCATGATCTTAACATGGATGTGCTTTATCGTACTGGTGTGACGCAACAG GGCATTCTTACATACACTCCTCGCCTACTTTCAATAAACATGAGAG GTTCACTTGGATCTTTGAGCTCACATGGTACATTATATAAGGAGGTTACCTCCTTTCCATCAGATGTTGTTACTTG GACAGGTAAGATTTCCACCCAGGCCTGTGAACCTCATAAGAAAAATTTGTTCCTACAAAGACTGTATGAGGAAGAGGAAAATTTGATTGTGACTAATGACACTAGTGGTTCAAGCAATGGTTCTCAAAGTGAGTATCAGGATAAGGATATAGTTGAAAGTCTAGAAAATGGTGTAGAGTTTTGGACGGACTACTCAAAAGTACATTATCATCCCCAGAGTCTCTATGAATTAaatggggtttggatggatgcTGAGGACTTCAACAATTACGGAATTGGAAAGGATTCCTTTTCTTGGGATTTGCAAGGGGAAGAAATTAGTGACAGGCTACGATTTTTTGTTGAAGAGTGTGATCATATACAG GGCTTTCAATTTGTAGTTGACGACTCTGGAGGATTCTCTGCTGTGGCCGAAGAGTTTCTAGAGAATATTGTAGATGAATATACAAATACTCCTGTTTTGCTGTATGCTGTCCAAGGCCATCGTGCATGCACAAGTCTTCAGAGCAAGAAGCGTACAGTCTTGGAGGATCTTCACGATGCTGTATCATTTTCAAGACTCTCATCCTACTCTAAACTTATTGTCCCTCTTGGTATGCCCTCCTTGAGTAAAG GTAAAGTTTCCAAATTCCTCCACATTGAAGATGAGAAACATTACCACTCAAGTGCAGTTTATGCTGCTGCACTACACTCCATTAGTCTTCCTTTTAGAATGGACCCAATTGGCCCTACTACACCTGCATCTTCTGTCTCTGGAGCTGTTGATCTTCATGGAGTCATACAAATGTTATCAGGACAAGGGAGGCAGAATATGGTGTCAATTCTAGATGTTGCCATACCAGCGCCTGCCCTATTTG GGGGACAGAACGAACAATCTTTATTAGAAAATTTGCATCCATTGACCCCTCAAATAGCAGAGGATGTTGAAGACATGCAGGGAGTTGAATGCTTGACAGTCCATGGAGCTTATGCATCAG GTAGCCATCGTGCTTCGGTTTCCCAAGTAAAGGATGCAGTTGATGCTGCTTTTCAATGTGCTGAAACAAATCCAATGTTCTACCATTTATCTGTTGCTCTTTGTCCGCTTCCCATTCCATTGTCTTTTCCATCGATATTTGGAAACCAAGTTGGCCAGCATGGTGAGTTGATGGGCGGTCCGATAACTAATTCTTCATCAAAAGGATCCCTGGACGTCTATTCCATACCAATGGCTGCCAGATTACGCTCCAGTAATGCTATCCTACCATTTGTTGAGAGTAGATTGCGAAACCTTCACCAATTCGGAATTGATCGGGGAGCAGCTGGGGCACAATTACTTCGgggttggggttttggaagggAAGATTTggaagaaatggaagaaatgTTGTCTAAAATGGTTGCAACATTGTGTCCTCCCCAACTGTCATCCGATTCGGACTAG
- the LOC107496710 gene encoding uncharacterized protein LOC107496710 isoform X2 has translation MRGSLGSLSSHGTLYKEVTSFPSDVVTWTGKISTQACEPHKKNLFLQRLYEEEENLIVTNDTSGSSNGSQSEYQDKDIVESLENGVEFWTDYSKVHYHPQSLYELNGVWMDAEDFNNYGIGKDSFSWDLQGEEISDRLRFFVEECDHIQGFQFVVDDSGGFSAVAEEFLENIVDEYTNTPVLLYAVQGHRACTSLQSKKRTVLEDLHDAVSFSRLSSYSKLIVPLGMPSLSKGKVSKFLHIEDEKHYHSSAVYAAALHSISLPFRMDPIGPTTPASSVSGAVDLHGVIQMLSGQGRQNMVSILDVAIPAPALFGGQNEQSLLENLHPLTPQIAEDVEDMQGVECLTVHGAYASGSHRASVSQVKDAVDAAFQCAETNPMFYHLSVALCPLPIPLSFPSIFGNQVGQHGELMGGPITNSSSKGSLDVYSIPMAARLRSSNAILPFVESRLRNLHQFGIDRGAAGAQLLRGWGFGREDLEEMEEMLSKMVATLCPPQLSSDSD, from the exons ATGAGAG GTTCACTTGGATCTTTGAGCTCACATGGTACATTATATAAGGAGGTTACCTCCTTTCCATCAGATGTTGTTACTTG GACAGGTAAGATTTCCACCCAGGCCTGTGAACCTCATAAGAAAAATTTGTTCCTACAAAGACTGTATGAGGAAGAGGAAAATTTGATTGTGACTAATGACACTAGTGGTTCAAGCAATGGTTCTCAAAGTGAGTATCAGGATAAGGATATAGTTGAAAGTCTAGAAAATGGTGTAGAGTTTTGGACGGACTACTCAAAAGTACATTATCATCCCCAGAGTCTCTATGAATTAaatggggtttggatggatgcTGAGGACTTCAACAATTACGGAATTGGAAAGGATTCCTTTTCTTGGGATTTGCAAGGGGAAGAAATTAGTGACAGGCTACGATTTTTTGTTGAAGAGTGTGATCATATACAG GGCTTTCAATTTGTAGTTGACGACTCTGGAGGATTCTCTGCTGTGGCCGAAGAGTTTCTAGAGAATATTGTAGATGAATATACAAATACTCCTGTTTTGCTGTATGCTGTCCAAGGCCATCGTGCATGCACAAGTCTTCAGAGCAAGAAGCGTACAGTCTTGGAGGATCTTCACGATGCTGTATCATTTTCAAGACTCTCATCCTACTCTAAACTTATTGTCCCTCTTGGTATGCCCTCCTTGAGTAAAG GTAAAGTTTCCAAATTCCTCCACATTGAAGATGAGAAACATTACCACTCAAGTGCAGTTTATGCTGCTGCACTACACTCCATTAGTCTTCCTTTTAGAATGGACCCAATTGGCCCTACTACACCTGCATCTTCTGTCTCTGGAGCTGTTGATCTTCATGGAGTCATACAAATGTTATCAGGACAAGGGAGGCAGAATATGGTGTCAATTCTAGATGTTGCCATACCAGCGCCTGCCCTATTTG GGGGACAGAACGAACAATCTTTATTAGAAAATTTGCATCCATTGACCCCTCAAATAGCAGAGGATGTTGAAGACATGCAGGGAGTTGAATGCTTGACAGTCCATGGAGCTTATGCATCAG GTAGCCATCGTGCTTCGGTTTCCCAAGTAAAGGATGCAGTTGATGCTGCTTTTCAATGTGCTGAAACAAATCCAATGTTCTACCATTTATCTGTTGCTCTTTGTCCGCTTCCCATTCCATTGTCTTTTCCATCGATATTTGGAAACCAAGTTGGCCAGCATGGTGAGTTGATGGGCGGTCCGATAACTAATTCTTCATCAAAAGGATCCCTGGACGTCTATTCCATACCAATGGCTGCCAGATTACGCTCCAGTAATGCTATCCTACCATTTGTTGAGAGTAGATTGCGAAACCTTCACCAATTCGGAATTGATCGGGGAGCAGCTGGGGCACAATTACTTCGgggttggggttttggaagggAAGATTTggaagaaatggaagaaatgTTGTCTAAAATGGTTGCAACATTGTGTCCTCCCCAACTGTCATCCGATTCGGACTAG
- the LOC107496713 gene encoding geranylgeranyl diphosphate reductase, chloroplastic: protein MAAKIPTFSPFSLNTKTKSSKSKLHVNKLTIIASKSTHPSIAGRKLRAAVIGGGPAGSSTAEALAAGGVETFLFERNPPSAAKPCGGAIPLCMLDEFSIPLHLVDRHVTRMRIFSPSNIAVDFGKTLKSNEFIAMLRREVLDSFLRSRAASAGATVISALVTAVDLPPSPTAPYTIHYTVQNTYRRRLAVDVVIGADGANSRVAKSIGAGDYTCAIAFQERIRLPDEKMAHYENLAEMYVGNDVSPDFYGWVFPKCDHVAVGTGTVRSKQGIKLLQRGIRDRVRDKINGGKLIKVEAHPIPEHPRPVRVRGRVALVGDAAGYVTKCSGEGIYFAAKSGRVCGNAVVKASEGGLKMIDEHDLRREYLKIWDGEYTSMFRFLDLLQRVFYGSNAAKEALVELCGDEYVQRMTFESYLYKKLAKGRVLDDAKMVMNTIGSLVKCNILGRKMEGLII, encoded by the coding sequence ATGGCGGCAAAAATTCCAACTTTTTCACCATTTTCACTGAACACAAAAACCAAAAGCTCAAAATCCAAATTGCATGTTAACAAACTCACCATCATAGCCTCCAAATCTACTCACCCGTCCATCGCCGGCAGGAAGCTCCGCGCGGCGGTGATCGGTGGCGGCCCAGCCGGATCCTCCACCGCGGAGGCCCTGGCAGCTGGAGGCGTCGAGACATTTCTCTTCGAGCGCAACCCGCCGTCCGCGGCCAAACCCTGCGGCGGCGCAATCCCTCTCTGCATGCTCGACGAGTTCTCCATCCCTCTCCACCTGGTCGACCGCCACGTCACACGCATGCGCATCTTCTCTCCTTCCAACATCGCCGTCGATTTCGGCAAAACCCTAAAATCCAACGAGTTCATCGCCATGCTCCGCCGCGAGGTCCTCGACTCTTTCCTCCGTTCACGCGCCGCATCCGCCGGTGCCACCGTCATCTCCGCCCTCGTCACGGCCGTCGACCTACCTCCATCGCCGACCGCTCCCTACACCATACACTACACCGTACAGAACACCTACCGGCGGAGGCTTGCCGTCGACGTCGTGATCGGCGCCGACGGAGCAAACAGCCGCGTCGCAAAATCAATCGGCGCCGGGGACTACACCTGCGCAATCGCGTTCCAGGAGAGGATCAGATTGCCGGACGAGAAAATGGCGCATTATGAAAATCTCGCCGAGATGTACGTAGGCAACGACGTATCTCCCGATTTCTACGGTTGGGTGTTTCCCAAATGTGACCACGTGGCAGTGGGCACTGGTACTGTGCGCTCGAAGCAGGGTATTAAGTTGCTCCAGAGAGGGATCAGGGATAGAGTCCGTGACAAGATCAACGGTGGAAAATTGATCAAGGTAGAGGCGCACCCTATTCCAGAGCACCCACGTCCAGTGAGAGTCAGAGGACGCGTGGCACTCGTTGGTGACGCAGCAGGCTACGTCACCAAGTGTTCCGGCGAAGGAATATACTTCGCCGCGAAATCGGGCCGAGTTTGCGGAAACGCCGTGGTTAAGGCATCAGAGGGGGGTCTTAAAATGATCGACGAACATGATCTAAGAAGGGAGTATCTGAAAATTTGGGATGGGGAATATACTAGTATGTTCCGGTTTTTGGATCTGTTGCAGAGGGTTTTCTACGGTAGTAACGCTGCTAAGGAGGCATTGGTGGAGCTTTGTGGGGATGAGTATGTTCAAAGAATGACTTTTGAGAGTTACTTGTATAAGAAGTTAGCTAAAGGGAGAGTTTTGGATGATGCTAAGATGGTTATGAACACTATTGGGAGTTTGGTGAAGTGTAACATTTTAGGGAGAAAAATGGAAGGTTTGATAATTTAG
- the LOC107496700 gene encoding GDSL esterase/lipase 7-like, whose translation MHINMKIRGFDVQLIVMLMSMLSLVYCQNKEVVSTTNIDGGRIGSHSYAFYVLGDSSVDCGDNTLFYPLLHGHFSLYPCNGSDSTLLPQLLAEKIGLKSMRPFYGQNGSVEEIFGGLNFGSTQATIMNQGSQSHQSLNQQLRQVSETMQLLQLHLATDIALQFTRSSIFALSFGKDDYIDLFLQNSTNQISNHTFATILVDQMTNAVRYLYDANARKIICFGILPLGCTPRVAWEMNRTSDYNGSGCEEQLNDLVMEYNNLLEEHMAKLNTELPEIHVVFCDVYHGMMEIINQPWLFGFVDTKTACCGLGLNGAMIGCMSMDIACNEPSKHLWWDLLNPTQAVNSILADAAWSGSLISNLCHPITIHELVNIKV comes from the exons ATGCATATCAATATGAAAATAAGAGGTTTTGATGTTCAACTTATTGTTATGCTAATGAGCATGTTAAGCTTAGTTTATTGTCAAAACAAAGAGGTAGTCAGTACCACTAACATTGATGGTGGTAGAATTGGTTCACATTCATATGCATTTTATGTGTTAGGTGATTCCTCAGTTGATTGTGGAGACAACACTCTCTTCTACCCTCTCCTTCATGGTCATTTCTCTTTGTATCCATGTAATGGCTCTGATTCCACACTTCTTCCTCAACTTCTTG CTGAAAAGATTGGACTGAAATCAATGAGACCATTCTATGGTCAAAATGGATCTGTAGAGGAGATCTTTGGGGGTCTCAACTTTGGATCAACACAAGCTACAATCATGAACCAGGGAAGCCAAAGCCACCAATCACTCAACCAACAACTCCGGCAAGTTTCCGAGACCATGCAGCTGTTGCAGCTGCATCTGGCCACGGACATTGCTCTCCAATTCACAAGATCCTCCATCTTTGCTCTCTCATTCGGCAAAGACGATTACATTGATCTCTTCCTTCAGAACTCTACCAACCAAATATCCAACCACACTTTTGCCACCATTCTTGTGGATCAAATGACAAATGCAGTGAGGTACCTCTATGATGCAAATGCAAGGAAGATCATATGCTTCGGAATCCTTCCTTTGGGGTGCACTCCACGCGTGGCGTGGGAGATGAATCGCACGTCAGATTACAATGGAAGTGGTTGTGAGGAGCAACTGAATGATTTGGTCATGGAATACAATAACTTGCTAGAGGAACATATGGCCAAGCTTAACACTGAACTCCCTGAAATTCATGTGGTGTTCTGTGATGTATACCATGGAATGATGGAGATTATCAACCAACCTTGGCTTTTTG GTTTTGTAGACACAAAGACGGCATGTTGTGGACTAGGCTTGAATGGTGCAATGATAGGATGCATGTCCATGGACATAGCATGCAACGAACCTTCAAAACACCTATGGTGGGATCTATTGAACCCTACACAAGCAGTAAACTCAATCCTAGCTGATGCAGCGTGGTCTGGCTCACTAATCTCAAATCTTTGCCATCCTATCACCATCCATGAATTGGTCAACATCAAAGTGTAG
- the LOC107496712 gene encoding F-box/WD-40 repeat-containing protein At5g21040 has protein sequence MAFRCPRSTTEVSEKLVDFVANPGIGIVEPTLVSHKPNSEGISISDIVPSTKGEYRKGDSLKGASKFNSKKGIKASGSGLNQSSLTAEVVYDCRRSITDLPPAIISEILNCLDPKDLGIVSCVSTILHRLASEHHAWKEFYAERWELPAVPVALELDVADEKSWKELFVEREFRSKTFMGRYTMDVLYGHTEAVRTVFLLASAKLIFTSGYDSVVRMWDMEDGLSIASSRPLGCTIRAVAADRRLLVAGGTDGFIHCWRAVEGLPHLFDLRGSQDQNTEVRLWGHEGPVTSLALDLTRIYSGSWDTTVRVWDRHSMKCIEVLRHSDWVYGLVPHDTTVASISGSDVYIWDTNSGSLLTIIFSAHVGNTYALARSHTGDFLFTGGEDGSIHMYEIIDDGCEAKAWQVAAWIPHTGPVYSLAFEFPWLVSASSDGKLALIDVRKLLRTSRHALRKRSSKVKYFDAGAIEPPQRMLHGFKSNLFAVDIGADRIVCGGEEGVVRIWDFSHALEIERRARALRGMRLEHRMRRRKLQTELSSSKGGRSDQCSVAAKKSSVNCIWPNKRGLSGKVKA, from the coding sequence ATGGCATTTAGGTGCCCAAGGAGTACTACTGAGGTTTCTGAAAAATTGGTAGATTTTGTAGCAAATCCAGGCATAGGCATAGTTGAACCAACTCTAGTTAGTCACAAACCCAATAGTGAAGGAATTTCAATCTCTGATATTGTTCCGAGTACAAAGGGTGAGTATAGGAAGGGTGACAGTTTGAAGGGAGCATCAAAGTTTAATTCCAAGAAAGGAATCAAAGCCTCTGGCAGTGGTTTGAATCAATCATCATTGACTGCTGAAGTGGTTTATGATTGCCGTCGGTCCATCACCGACCTTCCTCCGGCAATAATTTCCGAGATTCTGAATTGCCTTGACCCCAAAGACCTTGGCATTGTTTCGTGTGTCTCCACGATTCTCCATAGGCTTGCGTCCGAGCACCATGCTTGGAAGGAGTTCTATGCTGAAAGGTGGGAACTTCCAGCAGTTCCTGTGGCCCTGGAATTAGATGTTGCTGATGAGAAGTCATGGAAGGAGCTATTTGTGGAGAGGGAGTTTAGGAGTAAGACTTTCATGGGACGTTACACTATGGATGTATTGTATGGCCATACTGAAGCAGTTCGGACCGTTTTCCTGTTGGCCTCTGCAAAGCTTATATTTACCTCTGGGTATGACTCTGTTGTGAGGATGTGGGACATGGAGGACGGGTTATCAATCGCATCGTCACGGCCCCTTGGCTGCACCATTCGTGCTGTTGCAGCAGATAGAAGACTGCTGGTTGCTGGTGGTACTGATGGATTTATTCATTGTTGGAGGGCTGTGGAAGGACTACCCCATCTGTTTGACCTTAGAGGGTCTCAAGACCAGAATACTGAGGTTAGACTTTGGGGACATGAGGGTCCAGTGACATCACTTGCTTTAGATTTAACAAGGATTTACAGTGGTTCGTGGGACACGACTGTTCGAGTGTGGGACCGTCATTCAATGAAGTGCATTGAGGTGCTAAGGCACAGCGATTGGGTTTACGGACTTGTTCCTCATGATACTACAGTTGCCAGCATATCAGGTTCAGATGTGTACATTTGGGATACCAATAGTGGGAGTTTGTTGACTATCATTTTCAGTGCTCATGTTGGCAACACTTATGCTTTGGCAAGAAGCCATACAGGGGATTTCCTTTTCACTGGAGGTGAAGATGGTTCAATACACATGTATGAGATCATAGACGACGGCTGTGAGGCCAAAGCTTGGCAAGTTGCTGCTTGGATTCCTCACACAGGTCCTGTGTATTCACTTGCCTTTGAGTTTCCATGGCTTGTGTCAGCATCAAGTGATGGCAAGCTTGCTCTAATTGATGTGCGAAAGCTGCTGAGGACTAGCAGGCATGCTCTGAGGAAGAGGAGTTCAAAGGTGAAGTATTTTGATGCTGGTGCAATAGAGCCCCCACAGAGGATGTTGCATGGATTTAAGAGCAATCTCTTTGCTGTAGATATAGGAGCTGATCGGATTGTCTGTGGTGGGGAAGAGGGTGTTGTCAGGATCTGGGATTTCTCTCATGCTTTAGAAATTGAGCGTAGAGCCCGGGCACTTAGAGGGATGCGGTTAGAGCACCGGATGAGGCGGCGTAAGCTCCAAACGGAGCTGAGCAGCAGCAAAGGTGGCCGTAGTGATCAATGTTCAGTTGCGGCCAAGAAGAGTTCAGTGAATTGTATCTGGCCCAACAAACGTGGGTTAAGTGGAAAGGTGAAGGCATAG